In Novosphingobium sp. RL4, the sequence CTGGCGTTGAGCGCCACAGGCCCCGAACCTCTGATCCGGCTGGGCCTCACCCCATATGCGATGCAAGCGGTCGCTATGGAGAAGGTCCCGGAACACCGTTGGCTCGCCAAGGTGGAGCCCGGCAACATGCCTGACATCGAGCATCTATCTGAAGGCGTCCATGTCTATGTGCCGATGACGGCGCAGTTGACGAATGACGTTAACGCCGCTGTCGGGAAGGCGCGGTAGCACCGATGCCTAATGTCACGATCTATATTCCCGCAGACAGGATGCCGCCGGACGAAGCGCTCGCAGACCTCACGGAGCAATGCACAGAACTTTGCATCGGCATTCTCCGGGCCGCATTGGCGAACGTGCATATTGTCTATGTCGCTGTCCGGCATGGCCGGGGGCACCCCGCTTTCGCAGAAATCCAATATCGCCTTGAACAATTTCGGACGCCGCCGGTCATGGAACGGTTCATGGAAGGGCTGGACGACACCATAAAGGCCAATATCGGCCTCACCGCGCGCATCCGTTGCTTTGGCTATGCAGCGTCGAACATTCACGCGCGAAATTGAGCTGATACCTGGAGAAAACGATGTCTAATCTTACATTTCCTACCAAAAACGTCGGTGATTTGACAATCACCGCAGTCAGCGATGGCTATCTCCACGCCAGTTTCGACCTCCTCGCGAATATCGACCCGGCCGATGCTTCCCGTATGCAGGAAAATGCGGGGATAAACGATCACACCTCGATCCATATCAACTGCTATCTTGTGCGCGGAGGCGGCCGCACGGTCCTGATCGACGCAGGAGCAGGTGGTTTCAAGCAGTGGGGCGGTCGATTAAAAACCAATCTGCTACTCGCTGGCATCCAGCCTTCCCAGATCGATGCGATCCTGTTGACGCACGCCCATCCCGATCATGTCGGGGGGCTGATGGACGCTTCAGGAGAAGCCGTCTTCCCGAACGCCGAGCTTGTCGCTCACCATCGGGAAGTCGCGTTCTGGCAGGATGACGGCAATCTGAGCCGCGCGCCCGAGCGCGCCCGTGGCAACTTCCTCGTCGCGCGTCAGGCGTTCGATGGCTTTCGCGACAGACTGCGCACTTTCGACGCCGGTGAGGTGCTTCCCGGCATGACTGCGGTTCCGCTGCCGGGGCATACAGCCGGGCACACCGGCTATCGGCTCGATTCAGGTGACCAGAGCTTGCTGGTCTGGGGCGACATCGTTCATTTCCCGCAAATTCAGATTCCGCGCCCGGAGGTGTCGATCGCGTTCGATCAGGATGCGCATCTCGCCGCCGATACGCGGTCGAAGCTTCTGGATTCGGTCGCTTCAGATCGGCTGCTGATCGCTGGCATGCACCTCGGCCAACCCGGTTTCGCGCGGATTGAGAGAAAAAAGTTGGCCTACGGTGTCGCATATCAGGAATAAGCGAGTGCCGCTGTCGGCGCGAGCTACGTTCGAAACCACAGAGCATCCGCCGCGGCGTGCTGGCCCTCGGCCCTGCGCTGCTGTCGAGGGCTATGATGGAAGCGGCAGCCGTTCATCCACGTTTACGCGCTTAAACCGCACGCAGCAGAAAATCTCTGACATGCACGACACGAGGGTGGCGGAGTGCAGTCTTGTTCCAGACGAGATAGAGCGTGTTATCCGGCCCCGGCCGCGTCGTCGGCAGTTCCACAAGTTGCCCGCTCGCCAGCGCTTCGGCGCATAGATAGTCCGGCAACACCGTCCATCCCGTTCCGGCCTGGGCCATGCCGATCAGGATGCGCAGGTCGGGCGCCGTCACCACGGCCTGCATGTCGGGGGCCTTGCGGAAGACGTGTTCAAAGAACGGGTGCAGCAACGGCAGGGCCTCATCATAGGCGATGCAGGGCAGCCCGCACAGGAAATCGGCGGTGACGGTGCGCGCTTTGGTCCGCTCTGCAATAGCCGGTGCGGCAACCAGCACCAGGCGTTCCCGACCCAGTTCGGCGAAACCGTGGACGCT encodes:
- a CDS encoding MBL fold metallo-hydrolase, translating into MSNLTFPTKNVGDLTITAVSDGYLHASFDLLANIDPADASRMQENAGINDHTSIHINCYLVRGGGRTVLIDAGAGGFKQWGGRLKTNLLLAGIQPSQIDAILLTHAHPDHVGGLMDASGEAVFPNAELVAHHREVAFWQDDGNLSRAPERARGNFLVARQAFDGFRDRLRTFDAGEVLPGMTAVPLPGHTAGHTGYRLDSGDQSLLVWGDIVHFPQIQIPRPEVSIAFDQDAHLAADTRSKLLDSVASDRLLIAGMHLGQPGFARIERKKLAYGVAYQE